In the Candidatus Kapaibacterium sp. genome, one interval contains:
- a CDS encoding cyanophycinase — MITKGTLLIIGGAEDKVDNQSLQVEKQNLEFKHFAILHMLLKGKKKVEIITTASMFQEEVKELYQQTFNQIGLDNTGFIPIEKKSEAGLSKYIKRIEKADAVFFSGGDQCRLSDILGDTPLIKLIAKRYHEEENFVVAGTSAGAMVMSKIMICGGGTNEVVFRHDLQTTSGFGWLEHCIIDSHFIKRGRFGRLAHAVLVNPGQLGVGLGDDTALIVKNGHDAKCIGSGVVVIIDNSTIGQTNISEEEDDECGVFVENLKVHLLVKGCRFNLKTRMVANPAIDTIRIKGDGNP, encoded by the coding sequence ATGATAACAAAAGGAACATTACTCATAATCGGAGGAGCCGAAGATAAAGTTGATAATCAATCGCTTCAAGTTGAAAAACAAAACCTTGAGTTCAAACACTTTGCAATTTTGCATATGCTTTTAAAAGGGAAAAAGAAAGTTGAGATAATCACTACCGCCTCTATGTTTCAGGAGGAAGTGAAAGAATTATATCAACAAACATTCAATCAAATAGGACTTGATAATACAGGTTTCATACCCATAGAAAAGAAAAGTGAAGCAGGGTTAAGCAAATACATTAAGCGGATAGAAAAAGCAGACGCAGTTTTTTTTAGTGGTGGCGACCAATGTCGTTTATCAGACATTTTGGGAGATACCCCATTAATCAAATTAATCGCGAAACGCTACCATGAAGAGGAAAACTTTGTAGTTGCCGGTACAAGCGCCGGTGCAATGGTGATGTCAAAAATTATGATTTGCGGTGGCGGTACCAATGAAGTAGTGTTTAGACATGATTTGCAAACCACTTCTGGCTTTGGTTGGCTTGAGCATTGTATAATAGATTCTCATTTCATAAAACGCGGGAGATTTGGGCGACTTGCTCACGCTGTGCTGGTTAATCCCGGGCAACTTGGCGTTGGTCTTGGTGATGACACTGCACTGATTGTGAAAAATGGACATGATGCTAAATGCATAGGCTCAGGTGTGGTAGTGATAATAGATAATTCAACTATCGGACAAACAAATATTTCTGAAGAAGAAGATGATGAATGCGGTGTATTTGTAGAAAACTTAAAAGTCCATTTGTTAGTAAAAGGTTGCCGATTCAATCTGAAAACCAGAATGGTTGCTAATCCTGCAATAGATACAATTAGGATTAAGGGAGATGGAAATCCATGA